In Paenibacillus sp. 1781tsa1, one DNA window encodes the following:
- a CDS encoding site-specific integrase: MSKKEVKQNTLREPAKKQAEVTEEMWLQVNEDYRLIVDEFISVQDLSPASRKQYTSVLRQFGWYLFSSMNDKPFYKITKRDFLRYLSFIRDNRKMSSSAISLRKSVVSSLCNHIENIIADEEENYKGFRNFTRGLPAIARNRVYEKVKVTKDEYDSMMKILEEDQNWLGMAWLATAFLVGARRSEIIQFKSEIMDYKVPEGQNYVLSHVVRGKGPSTDGKPLEYMVPLEVLPYWQKWIDTRGYESDYVFTTRYGNEIKAMSSAWANDFCTNVLSDMLERRINVHIFKNSCITYLLESGVPMHLVSKYVAHHNDISTTQIYDLRDFEEEKNQIF, translated from the coding sequence TTGAGTAAAAAAGAAGTTAAGCAAAACACATTGCGTGAACCAGCAAAGAAACAAGCAGAAGTAACAGAAGAAATGTGGCTACAAGTAAATGAGGATTATAGATTAATTGTAGATGAATTTATCTCCGTACAAGATCTCTCCCCAGCTTCAAGAAAGCAATATACAAGTGTGCTTCGACAATTTGGCTGGTATCTTTTTAGTTCAATGAATGACAAACCATTTTATAAGATCACCAAACGTGATTTCTTGCGATATCTGAGTTTCATACGTGACAATCGTAAAATGTCTTCCTCTGCTATTAGCCTAAGAAAATCTGTTGTATCTAGCCTTTGTAACCACATTGAAAATATTATCGCAGATGAAGAAGAAAATTATAAAGGCTTTAGAAACTTTACTCGTGGACTCCCTGCTATAGCGCGGAATAGAGTTTATGAGAAGGTAAAAGTTACAAAAGATGAATATGACTCAATGATGAAGATTCTTGAAGAAGATCAAAACTGGCTAGGTATGGCATGGCTTGCTACAGCTTTCCTTGTAGGTGCTAGACGTTCAGAGATCATTCAGTTTAAATCGGAAATCATGGACTATAAAGTTCCTGAAGGCCAGAACTATGTACTATCTCACGTAGTTCGCGGCAAGGGTCCTTCAACCGATGGTAAGCCGCTAGAGTATATGGTTCCATTAGAGGTTTTACCATATTGGCAAAAATGGATTGATACACGCGGTTACGAAAGCGATTATGTTTTCACAACTAGATATGGGAATGAAATAAAAGCGATGTCTTCAGCATGGGCCAATGATTTCTGTACCAATGTGTTATCAGACATGTTAGAGCGTAGAATTAACGTACATATATTTAAAAACTCATGTATCACATATTTGTTAGAATCTGGTGTGCCGATGCATTTGGTATCTAAATATGTCGCCCATCACAATGATATTTCAACAACACAAATTTATGACTTGAGAGATTTCGAAGAAGAAAAGAATCAGATTTTCTAA
- a CDS encoding ANP1/MMN9/VAN1 family protein: protein MKTITIAAPVRNREWILPQYLLKIFEINYPKSLIDLHFVVNDSLDRTFELLTEFKKGNKGLYNNIRIDVINNGTPEDEREFTVRNKHIYKHLSNLKNYIMTKTRTDKLIFIDTDILVESDVITKLLKHGKKIISALIYNGYLTNKEKPYMYPNIMQLDDKGQYRHITNYHVKTAPTLLCSKLQRVDLTGAVILLDKSVYKSIKYGFHPQGEDAYFCKMAQDNGFELFCDLFAYSQHIMSEQQLREFMNEAKNDTLLSRPELGIFKATSTTDPFSIRT from the coding sequence ATGAAGACAATAACAATTGCTGCACCAGTCCGTAATCGAGAATGGATACTGCCCCAATACTTACTGAAAATATTTGAGATCAATTATCCTAAATCTTTAATTGATCTACATTTCGTTGTCAATGATAGTTTAGACAGAACATTTGAGTTGCTGACAGAATTTAAAAAAGGCAATAAGGGTTTGTACAACAATATTCGAATTGATGTAATCAATAATGGAACACCAGAAGATGAACGTGAATTTACCGTAAGAAACAAACATATCTATAAGCATTTGAGCAATTTAAAGAATTACATTATGACTAAAACTAGAACTGATAAACTAATCTTTATTGATACAGATATCCTTGTTGAATCCGATGTAATTACTAAACTGCTTAAACACGGCAAAAAGATTATATCTGCACTAATTTACAATGGATATTTGACCAATAAAGAAAAGCCGTACATGTATCCAAATATCATGCAGTTGGATGATAAAGGGCAATATCGACACATTACTAACTATCATGTAAAGACTGCCCCCACCCTACTCTGCTCAAAATTGCAACGAGTAGATTTAACGGGAGCGGTCATTTTATTGGATAAATCAGTTTATAAGTCTATAAAATACGGATTTCATCCACAAGGCGAAGACGCATATTTTTGTAAGATGGCTCAAGACAATGGCTTTGAGCTTTTTTGCGATTTGTTTGCCTATAGTCAGCACATTATGTCTGAACAACAATTAAGGGAGTTTATGAATGAAGCAAAAAACGATACTCTACTTTCCCGTCCTGAACTGGGAATTTTTAAAGCAACGTCCACAACAGATCCTTTCTCAATTCGCACGTAA
- a CDS encoding phage tail tape measure protein, producing the protein MTDLKILIEAGLSMGSSVKNINDEIKALAKHPSLKSLNLKVDIDKSFIKSMNEFVAASKVLSTALEQQQKVISESVKTTKMLDGSIEKVTQKQLANGSIITQTTKKINEETKAYSEQKKTLQQLEKELDGYSLARTRANKNKLGEINSTTNKYKNQTGQQVSVNVDNEGNVKNYSQITDYLKQQQDALQKEQAINKQREQAAQQEYATRKALAEKSLKEEEQRNQQFVNQLKTRFAEEQKIARDRDALDKAHSAAITENLNRQKAVADMQAKITAAQARFKGNSSAVAELNALNAQLGNVSKVSNYKNALTELQTKLTQITSQAKLAGNETRTLGQRFGDAASKVAMWAGATSSVYMITRALRDMVSVVVQVDSQMTQLKRVMDESTDFEGMLSRSIQLANELGRSITEVNENAIGFARMGFDEDQTMNLAKTTTLLQNISELTPQESVDTLTAAMTIFNVEAGKSIEIANKLNEVDNNYAVTTQNLALSLTRAGASANTFGISMEKLIGDTAAITTATRESGSVVGNSLKSIYSRVTSMAKSEDVLKGVGVSMREMNGEVRDVSDILDDLAGKWNGLSKEQQQNTAVNLAGRYQLTRFLALMQNYDISVQATETALNSQGSATRENEKYMASLEARIQKMKTAWETMSLAFGDAIISDSIVTLTSLIASMLNGVAKVVDVVGALPVIFGVASVALLGLHLGFRMLIIEMTKTIASMFGLTIQTGTASAGLNRFSLSTIASKLSLMGLSGAANIAKVALRGLMIATGIGAAFAALGWAIEGIVGLFSDATQATEDFTDKTEALNEKQYDLANLKKLQEEYDSLSKKTSLNYDEKSKLAQIESELSSKYGITVQGIDGQTKSIQENNEAIKSAIELKEAELKIERDRAEIEYAANSRDIESNISKYKEQLIALEKSKQAAQEEYDLRTKILSQTSTSDPSYDANSRHAQNAAKALQEELSAYDETNTKLQEYTNKKALILKNAGQEYVDEQERNNVKISGMTRKFIDIYAQAAAESKIPADQIKNNIGQVFQGVQSGNIKNAEQGMKLLESLPGVANLTAESYRNMGAAISQVDYAPVVEGVENTEDAVDGLGDSANQTGQKVSEMSKKLDELSVWATNSKEEVELLNKAQSELAKKNTLSADTIKKMNEKYGDFIKITGLSKDSILKFIKAKKEEKTEFINAEIKKTEIAIEASMKRIAAVELEMSARQKLIDQMKEDYSDIAGQDPLEDIKTESRMGAVRSAGGKQADLTYEKEKLAELTATLQTWKSIGSDTKQMVENGDKAVQDATKSNDKSNQSYTDTNEILTETQKQFIKLADAIKKVQNERNTMVKGSKEYIASLEKEKKLTEDQIALAKKALKNPSELVSTKVKTTTTTSASDTTSDASSSTSSSNGSGTKLDTMLSAALGMQGQFKYQQIGGKFKGTFEEFKKRALADCSQFVQEFFEEFMDITLPRTAAQQSQQGTAVAKKDLKKGDLIFFETKKGYEASHVGIYTGNGKFIQMGTKSGLSEQSLDNSYWGPKYRSARRINGVGESTSASTPSVNTNTSVTKTATTSSDGKVKTEVVKATQKEIDDAVRDLELNLSAWTAEVYQQSLDIIDAYVTKTDNEITKLQSKRELSANKQSRYTQDSPEWRKEEMSQSSLLQQEQKLIEQQSKDIRKQLIDKKITQGEYDAKLAENSAKWWDYQSQIDDKRKSIFDSQIAAYETQVKANDDSLALSDANLNLLTEGTVEYNKELRSQIPLLENKSSVIAKEIAYVKSLLTNNKLNAELTAYYNDKLQELNLSLLGTNSALADVNKTLKDMRESAADNIIEEYKKVIEQQRDLALEVLDQEIKKENERHEERTKNIDDEQKQFENYINARLKAFDRENTSTDYTEELTKKMDERQKIQDRINVLSADTSMSGKAKRKELEEQLVAIDEEIRKYQRDRDRELVKQGLQDQLDDHKNYNDKIKDEEDKQHQDALDKLDDEKKKTERKYKDILEDQKYFYNLKQGLMSNDAIVVTATLGIIGGEYDKLFANMKTHIFETSKEMQNLLDQFELGRSGLDKFKSGDYSPTEPGSGGTSSGNGSTGQTGTIKGTTAARVAWTEYLSNKQSAESIKAEMSKLDKASSQYKNLTQQFDSLKSKNDQLRSVYGFPDGSFKDLVNQKIFSAETGGMTPAGIGKEGKFLLAHEKELVLNKSDTSNVLKIINVARDMFDRFKSGLSLNSISPKSNTESSSTDNSVRIENVTIVAKDTDTGQSLSDKFFGAVNKQLKTRMI; encoded by the coding sequence ATGACTGATTTGAAGATTTTGATTGAAGCTGGTCTCAGCATGGGTTCCAGCGTTAAGAATATCAACGATGAAATTAAAGCTTTAGCTAAACATCCCTCTCTCAAATCTTTGAATTTGAAAGTGGATATCGATAAATCATTTATTAAATCGATGAATGAGTTTGTAGCTGCTAGCAAAGTACTGAGTACTGCATTAGAGCAGCAACAAAAGGTAATTAGTGAGTCAGTTAAGACAACTAAGATGTTGGATGGTTCAATTGAGAAAGTAACTCAGAAACAATTAGCAAATGGTTCAATCATCACGCAGACAACGAAGAAGATTAACGAAGAAACAAAAGCTTATTCAGAACAAAAGAAAACTCTACAACAACTTGAAAAAGAATTAGACGGGTATTCCCTAGCTAGAACTAGAGCCAACAAGAATAAGCTTGGCGAAATCAATAGTACTACAAATAAATATAAGAATCAGACTGGTCAACAAGTTAGTGTCAATGTTGATAATGAAGGTAATGTCAAGAATTACAGTCAGATAACTGACTATCTCAAACAACAGCAAGATGCATTACAAAAAGAGCAAGCGATAAATAAGCAACGTGAACAAGCTGCTCAACAAGAATATGCTACACGTAAGGCTTTGGCTGAGAAGAGCCTTAAAGAAGAAGAACAGCGCAATCAGCAGTTTGTTAATCAGTTAAAAACGAGGTTTGCTGAAGAACAGAAAATTGCTCGTGATCGTGATGCATTAGATAAGGCACATTCAGCAGCAATTACAGAAAATCTAAACAGGCAAAAAGCTGTTGCTGATATGCAAGCGAAGATTACAGCAGCACAGGCTAGGTTTAAGGGAAATTCATCTGCTGTCGCTGAGCTAAATGCGTTGAATGCACAATTGGGCAATGTATCGAAAGTAAGCAATTATAAGAATGCATTGACAGAGTTGCAAACTAAATTAACACAGATTACATCTCAGGCTAAATTAGCTGGTAATGAAACTAGGACACTAGGACAACGTTTTGGTGATGCAGCATCCAAGGTAGCTATGTGGGCAGGTGCAACATCATCTGTATATATGATTACACGAGCATTGAGAGACATGGTTAGTGTGGTCGTGCAAGTAGATAGTCAGATGACTCAATTGAAACGTGTAATGGATGAGTCGACAGACTTTGAGGGCATGTTGAGTCGAAGCATTCAATTGGCAAATGAGTTAGGTAGAAGTATTACAGAAGTAAATGAGAATGCTATTGGATTTGCGAGGATGGGATTCGATGAAGATCAGACGATGAACCTTGCAAAGACAACAACGCTATTGCAGAACATCTCTGAGTTAACACCACAGGAATCGGTGGATACATTAACGGCAGCAATGACAATATTTAATGTTGAAGCTGGAAAGAGTATTGAAATTGCGAATAAGTTAAATGAAGTAGACAACAACTATGCGGTTACGACGCAGAACTTAGCTCTTTCATTGACTAGAGCTGGAGCCAGTGCAAATACCTTCGGAATTTCTATGGAAAAATTGATTGGAGACACTGCGGCAATTACCACTGCAACGCGTGAAAGTGGATCTGTAGTAGGTAACTCATTAAAGAGTATCTACTCTCGTGTCACATCAATGGCTAAGTCTGAAGATGTGCTTAAGGGCGTAGGTGTATCAATGCGTGAAATGAACGGTGAGGTTCGAGATGTCTCAGATATACTTGATGATTTAGCAGGAAAATGGAATGGACTATCTAAGGAGCAACAACAAAATACTGCCGTAAATCTCGCTGGTCGATATCAGCTCACTAGATTTTTAGCATTAATGCAAAATTATGACATTTCTGTTCAAGCTACAGAAACAGCCCTTAATTCTCAAGGTTCAGCTACACGCGAAAACGAAAAATATATGGCATCACTCGAAGCGCGTATCCAGAAAATGAAAACTGCATGGGAAACTATGTCCCTCGCCTTTGGAGATGCAATAATCTCCGACTCAATTGTAACTCTTACCTCCCTCATAGCTTCCATGTTGAACGGTGTTGCTAAAGTGGTCGATGTAGTTGGAGCGCTCCCTGTAATCTTCGGCGTAGCTAGTGTTGCCCTTCTAGGTCTCCATCTTGGATTCCGTATGCTAATCATTGAAATGACTAAGACTATTGCATCTATGTTTGGACTCACTATTCAAACTGGTACTGCTTCAGCAGGTTTAAATAGATTTTCCTTGTCTACCATTGCATCTAAACTATCGCTTATGGGATTATCCGGGGCTGCTAATATTGCTAAAGTTGCTCTTCGTGGTCTCATGATTGCAACAGGAATCGGTGCCGCTTTTGCTGCATTGGGTTGGGCTATTGAAGGTATTGTTGGTCTCTTCTCTGATGCCACTCAAGCAACCGAGGATTTCACCGACAAAACTGAAGCATTAAATGAGAAGCAATATGATCTAGCTAATCTTAAAAAACTCCAAGAAGAGTACGATTCACTCTCCAAGAAAACCAGTTTGAATTATGATGAAAAATCAAAATTGGCCCAAATCGAAAGTGAACTTTCTTCAAAATATGGAATCACTGTTCAAGGAATAGATGGACAAACCAAATCTATTCAAGAAAACAATGAAGCAATAAAATCCGCAATTGAACTCAAAGAAGCAGAACTAAAGATAGAACGTGATCGCGCTGAAATTGAATACGCTGCAAACTCACGAGACATTGAAAGTAATATTTCTAAGTACAAAGAACAATTAATTGCTTTAGAAAAAAGTAAACAAGCAGCACAAGAAGAATATGATTTACGAACAAAGATTCTTAGTCAAACTAGCACATCAGATCCTTCATATGATGCAAATAGTCGTCACGCTCAGAATGCAGCTAAAGCATTACAAGAAGAATTATCTGCATATGATGAAACTAACACTAAACTTCAAGAGTATACAAATAAAAAAGCACTAATTCTTAAAAATGCTGGTCAAGAATACGTTGATGAGCAGGAACGAAACAATGTCAAGATAAGTGGAATGACTCGCAAATTTATTGATATTTATGCTCAGGCTGCTGCTGAAAGCAAAATACCTGCTGATCAGATTAAAAATAATATCGGTCAAGTTTTTCAGGGTGTTCAAAGTGGCAACATAAAGAATGCTGAACAAGGAATGAAACTCTTAGAGTCCCTACCGGGTGTAGCAAACTTAACTGCTGAATCCTATAGAAATATGGGTGCCGCTATATCTCAAGTTGACTATGCTCCAGTAGTTGAGGGTGTTGAAAATACTGAGGATGCTGTAGATGGATTAGGAGATTCAGCTAATCAAACAGGACAAAAAGTTAGTGAAATGTCTAAGAAACTTGATGAACTATCAGTTTGGGCTACTAATTCCAAAGAGGAAGTTGAACTTTTAAATAAAGCTCAGTCTGAACTCGCCAAAAAGAATACACTTTCTGCTGACACTATCAAGAAAATGAATGAAAAATATGGTGACTTTATTAAGATCACTGGTCTAAGTAAAGATTCTATTTTAAAATTCATAAAAGCAAAAAAAGAAGAGAAAACAGAGTTTATCAATGCAGAGATTAAGAAAACAGAAATAGCTATCGAAGCTTCGATGAAAAGAATTGCGGCTGTTGAATTAGAGATGAGCGCGCGGCAGAAACTCATTGATCAGATGAAAGAAGACTATTCAGACATTGCTGGACAAGATCCATTAGAAGATATTAAGACTGAATCCAGAATGGGCGCTGTTAGATCTGCTGGTGGCAAACAAGCTGACTTAACTTATGAAAAAGAAAAATTGGCTGAGTTAACTGCAACACTACAGACTTGGAAGAGTATTGGTTCTGACACCAAGCAAATGGTTGAGAATGGCGATAAAGCTGTACAGGATGCAACTAAATCCAATGATAAGTCGAATCAATCATATACAGATACCAATGAGATCCTAACGGAAACCCAGAAACAGTTTATTAAATTGGCTGATGCAATCAAAAAAGTTCAAAATGAGCGCAACACAATGGTTAAGGGTTCTAAAGAGTATATTGCCAGTTTAGAAAAAGAAAAGAAACTCACTGAAGATCAAATTGCTTTAGCCAAAAAAGCTCTTAAGAACCCCTCTGAATTAGTTTCCACTAAAGTTAAGACGACAACAACTACCTCAGCAAGTGATACTACTTCAGATGCATCTTCTTCTACCTCCTCTTCTAATGGATCTGGTACAAAGTTAGACACAATGCTTAGTGCAGCACTTGGTATGCAAGGTCAATTCAAATATCAACAAATTGGCGGGAAATTCAAAGGGACTTTTGAAGAGTTCAAGAAACGTGCTCTTGCTGACTGTTCCCAGTTCGTACAGGAATTCTTTGAAGAGTTCATGGATATTACTCTTCCTCGCACCGCTGCTCAACAATCCCAACAAGGTACGGCTGTAGCTAAAAAGGATTTGAAAAAGGGAGACCTTATTTTCTTCGAAACCAAAAAAGGCTACGAAGCTTCTCATGTTGGTATTTATACTGGTAACGGTAAGTTTATTCAAATGGGTACAAAAAGTGGACTTAGTGAACAGAGTCTAGACAACAGTTATTGGGGGCCAAAATACCGTAGTGCTAGACGTATTAATGGTGTTGGCGAATCTACATCAGCTTCCACTCCATCGGTTAATACAAATACATCTGTTACAAAGACTGCGACTACTAGTTCCGATGGTAAAGTTAAAACTGAGGTTGTTAAAGCCACCCAAAAAGAAATCGATGACGCTGTACGTGACTTAGAGCTCAATCTATCTGCGTGGACTGCCGAAGTGTATCAGCAGAGTCTTGATATTATTGATGCATATGTAACAAAAACCGACAATGAAATTACAAAACTTCAATCCAAACGCGAACTGTCTGCTAACAAGCAAAGCCGTTATACACAAGACAGCCCTGAATGGCGTAAAGAAGAAATGTCTCAGAGCAGTTTACTTCAACAAGAGCAGAAGTTGATAGAGCAACAAAGTAAAGATATTCGCAAACAGTTGATTGATAAAAAAATCACTCAGGGCGAATACGATGCTAAACTTGCTGAGAATAGTGCTAAATGGTGGGATTATCAGTCACAGATTGATGATAAACGTAAGAGTATTTTTGATAGTCAAATTGCCGCATATGAAACGCAAGTAAAAGCGAACGATGACTCACTGGCGTTGTCAGATGCTAACTTAAACCTACTGACTGAAGGTACTGTTGAATACAACAAAGAGTTGCGTAGCCAAATTCCCCTGCTTGAGAACAAGAGCTCCGTTATTGCTAAAGAAATTGCCTATGTTAAATCACTGTTAACCAACAATAAATTAAACGCTGAGTTGACTGCTTACTACAATGACAAACTTCAAGAACTCAACTTGTCTTTATTAGGTACAAATTCTGCCTTAGCTGATGTCAATAAGACTCTTAAAGATATGCGTGAATCTGCCGCTGACAATATCATTGAAGAATATAAAAAAGTTATCGAACAGCAACGTGACTTGGCGCTTGAAGTTCTTGATCAAGAAATTAAAAAAGAGAATGAGCGTCACGAGGAACGTACCAAGAATATCGATGATGAACAAAAACAGTTTGAGAATTATATTAATGCTCGACTCAAAGCATTTGACCGTGAGAATACATCTACTGACTATACAGAAGAACTCACGAAGAAAATGGATGAGCGTCAAAAGATACAGGATAGAATCAATGTTCTCTCTGCTGACACATCAATGTCGGGTAAAGCTAAGCGTAAAGAATTAGAAGAACAACTCGTTGCTATTGATGAGGAGATTCGTAAATATCAACGTGATCGTGACCGCGAATTGGTTAAACAAGGGCTACAAGACCAACTCGATGACCACAAGAATTACAACGATAAAATCAAAGATGAAGAAGATAAACAGCATCAAGACGCTCTTGATAAATTGGATGATGAGAAAAAGAAAACTGAGCGTAAATATAAAGACATCTTAGAGGATCAGAAGTATTTCTATAATCTCAAACAAGGCTTGATGAGTAATGATGCAATCGTTGTGACTGCTACTCTTGGAATCATTGGTGGTGAGTATGACAAGTTATTTGCCAACATGAAAACTCATATATTTGAGACATCCAAAGAGATGCAGAATCTTTTGGATCAATTTGAGTTGGGCAGATCCGGTTTAGACAAGTTTAAATCAGGTGACTACTCCCCTACTGAACCGGGAAGCGGTGGTACTAGTAGTGGGAACGGTTCAACTGGTCAAACTGGAACCATTAAAGGCACAACTGCTGCACGTGTAGCTTGGACTGAGTATCTGAGTAATAAGCAATCTGCTGAGTCGATTAAGGCTGAGATGTCTAAACTTGATAAAGCGTCTTCGCAGTACAAGAATCTTACTCAACAGTTTGACTCACTCAAGTCCAAGAATGACCAGTTGCGTTCAGTGTATGGATTCCCAGATGGTAGCTTTAAGGATTTAGTGAATCAGAAGATATTCTCTGCTGAAACTGGTGGTATGACTCCTGCTGGTATCGGTAAGGAAGGTAAGTTCTTATTAGCTCATGAGAAAGAACTGGTTCTCAACAAATCGGACACGTCAAACGTGTTGAAGATAATTAATGTAGCACGAGACATGTTTGACAGATTTAAGAGTGGTTTGAGCCTAAACTCTATATCTCCTAAGAGTAACACTGAGTCAAGTAGCACAGACAACAGTGTAAGAATTGAGAATGTAACTATCGTTGCTAAAGACACAGATACTGGACAAAGTTTAAGTGACAAATTCTTTGGTGCAGTAAACAAACAATTGAAAACAAGAATGATTTAA
- a CDS encoding glycosyltransferase: MGLKVLFTNNSALIKFGISSGFNNLGHEVHIMDGKYQLWDKDKEVQVELFKEYIENNHVDIVFSECFANFAEGIFEHTKEKGIFHVFFSIEDTPFDHWIGDYWSDYADYIFTTTAECLPNYWNKGKQAELMLFGCNPEFHKNTDSGIQRDIVLIANNYERRFGQTRNFIMPVVERGYDVSIFGNEWWMDTNRDVNLLSHPFTYKGYGAYEDLPYLYSSSKIILGQNLDDKSITQTSMRPAESLGIGGGILISPFTPAQQYLFHDHVYLPKNTDEMLLMIDEVLSMTDRQREQKAKKAQDFVYKYHNYNLRAEQVINAYHGYKP, encoded by the coding sequence TTGGGTCTTAAAGTTTTATTCACAAATAACAGTGCATTGATAAAATTTGGTATATCTTCAGGATTTAATAACCTTGGACACGAAGTACATATTATGGATGGCAAATATCAATTGTGGGACAAAGATAAGGAAGTTCAGGTTGAGTTATTTAAAGAATACATAGAGAACAATCATGTAGATATTGTATTTTCTGAGTGTTTCGCTAACTTTGCTGAAGGCATATTTGAGCACACCAAAGAAAAAGGAATATTTCACGTATTCTTTTCGATTGAAGATACTCCGTTTGATCATTGGATAGGTGACTATTGGTCTGATTATGCTGATTATATTTTTACAACAACTGCTGAATGTCTTCCTAACTATTGGAACAAAGGTAAGCAAGCAGAGTTGATGTTATTTGGATGCAATCCTGAGTTCCACAAAAATACAGATTCGGGAATCCAAAGAGATATTGTGCTTATTGCTAATAACTATGAGCGCAGATTTGGACAAACTCGAAACTTTATTATGCCAGTGGTAGAACGGGGCTATGATGTGAGTATATTTGGCAATGAATGGTGGATGGATACTAATCGTGATGTAAATTTGTTGAGTCATCCCTTCACCTACAAAGGATATGGTGCATATGAGGATTTACCTTATCTATATTCCTCTAGCAAGATAATTCTAGGACAAAATTTAGATGATAAGTCTATAACTCAAACATCAATGAGACCTGCGGAAAGCTTAGGAATTGGAGGAGGCATTCTAATCTCCCCTTTCACCCCTGCCCAACAATATCTATTCCATGATCATGTTTATCTACCCAAGAATACTGATGAGATGTTATTGATGATTGATGAAGTATTGAGCATGACAGACAGACAACGAGAACAGAAAGCTAAAAAAGCACAAGATTTCGTGTACAAGTATCACAACTACAATTTGAGAGCTGAACAAGTTATCAATGCGTATCATGGTTACAAACCATAA